tcACACTCATTTCAAAGTCTGTGGGAATTGTCTTGGGCAATAGACCACCTGGAGAAAAGTAGTACATTCTACAAGTTGAAAGTTCTGAAATGATCAATAAAAAATGGAGAATAAACGTCATGAGTGGCACTTGGTGTTATTTTTGATTTGGCTAAATCAAACCTTTTAgacaaatgtaacattttaccACTATATTGATACATTAATTTACAggcaagtcattaaatactcttTAACCAAGACGCTTCTAATTATCGATCCCCAACGTGTGCGTAACGGGATGATGAGCGTGTGCTCAGTCCGAGTCATTGATCCCAGCATCAGGCAGCAGAtctgctctctctgcagggTCACCACTTTCCCAGATTCACACAGAGCTCTGAGAggctccctccatcacccccccagtCCTCCACCTGTTCCCCTGAGACCCACCCATTGTCCTCCGGGCATTAAGAGCAGTAAGTGTGCTGCCTCCCTCATTGTCTCACCCAGCTCTCTGATTGGTCGGGACTGTGGGAACCTCCGAGCAGACCAAGACCCACACATTGATATGGAGATGTGTGAGTATAAATAGGAGGGATGAAGGCAGCAGACATCAGATCCTCTCTGCAGAGACCTCTACAGCACAGAGATCCACACATGGCTCCTACAATCACTGCAGCAATGACCAACTCTCAGGAGCACCTGCCTCTGACCCACAAGGTAAACTGAAGATTCAACAAGGTTCACGTGTTGTCATTGAGACGTGATCTTTCTTCATGCTGACTCGGGCCTCCAGAACATGTTCACTAATGACCTGCTTCTTCTTTCTGCAGCTCAGGAAGCCTCTGGTGGAGAAGTTACGCAGAGAGAGAATCAACAGCAGCATTGAGCAGCTCAAGTCTCTCCTGGATCCAGAGTTCCTCAAACAGCAGCCAGACTCCAAGCTGGAGAAAGCCGACATCCTGGAGATGACCGTTTGTGTCCTGAGacgactgcagcagcagaatcgTCAGGCTGTGGACTCAGCAGCTGTTGGACAGGGCTACTCCAGATGTGTCCAAGAGGTGACCCACTTCCTGcgtgaggagcaggtggagacaCAGTCCCAGAGAAGACTGCTGAACCACTTCAACAAGCTGCAGTCTTCCTGTGAGAAGAAGCTGAGAGAGGCTGACTTCTCTCCTCTGAGCTCCACAGTccagaccagcagcagcaaagacaaGAGTCCAGTGAGCAGCGCCCCCTGGAGGCCGTGGTGGACTCCTACAGGCTGCAGCTGCTACCAGAGACACTGAGAGGACCACGTTGGTCAAAGATGACTGGAAAGGAATTCTTCTCAATTCTACAATGTTCTGAATTTGTTCTTCTGGTTGTACAGAAGttattttgtctcttttctttgaGGAAGATGATATTTCTTGAGGAAATGACGTCAACTTTATCTTTCAAGTTGAGAAAGAGAACGTCTTGTCATGCATGTTGCATGAAGCAAATCTGATTGCATCAGCAATAATTATTATACCTCACTGTGCTTCATTTATTGGTGGAGTGGTGAAAGATATGGATACCAATGGTATCTTTGAACTGCTATTGATCATTTTGATCAGAAACTTCAGATGTTTTGTTAGAATTTACTTGAATCACTTTGATCAATCATAAATGATCTATTGTTGGatcaaattgtttattttttttctaaaagaaaattTCTCAGTGactattgttttcttttatcaaCATTCTTACATTTAGCAGTTATTAACCTGCATTCACTAATAATTTTGATCTGTTTTAAGATCAACCTTTGCTGTTTTGCTTTTATCTGATTTGAGCAAATATTATCGCTGAGACGTTTGTTGTCTCTTgtcaaatgtgtttgtctttcatAAAGACGGTTGTTCCTTCACTCTCTGTGAGTACAGTGTGTCTTGTAGAAATCTacaggttgttgttgtgatgaatCATCACCTCTAGTTGTGGAGTTTTCATTCTTCGTGTGGCTCATTGTGActtgttaaatgaaataaacattcaaaatgaaaatcatGTTGCGATTGTTTATGAATTTAATCATAACTGAAGGACGTCTATGACATCTTTGAGAGACAGATTGAGAGAAGGTTCAGACCAAACTCAACGTTATCTTCCTTATAAGTCAAATCAAGgaatgtggttcaattaagatTATTGATGAAGAGGAATCATCAATGATGAGTTACTATCAATTCATCAGACCAATTAGAACATTCAGTATAATTGTAGGTTTCAGGTGTTGAAATGTAAATACTTTCAATATAACCGTGTGCGTCTTTAAAAAGTTGCATATGTGCAATCTAGTGTTTCTCATATCATtgttcattaaataaatgaaaccacACTGCCAGCTTGTCTTTATCCTTATTAGCATGTATAATGCAAAATGCCTTTCCTCAGCTGTGTTCCTTAAAGTAACTTAAAGTTTTGCCCCCCCCACAAATGATAACCTGTGACATCTAAGTCACATGTTACTCTTATTTACATAAAGCTAATAGcacacaaaatgaaagcaatTGCTAACAATAatgtataaattatattttagtTGTAAAAGATAGAGTTTTGTTCTTCTGTACAAAATCACTTGGACCAAAAGGTTTATTTGTTGGACTTATATCGGCGCGTTGCTGCGGAAGGATGCATTTCATGTTGACTCCACATTTAGGTGGTAAAGATCAACACTGTTTGTTGGCAGACAGAATCATGATTATGAGAAAACAAACCTCTCGTCAAGTTGAAAGTTTATATATTCTATCTAGAACCGTGGGATTAAATCGGAACTTTTAATGGTAACCTATAAAATCAcgttttatttgtaaaacataAGCATATATTTACTTTTCCTTAATATTTGTGAATTATTATTCTTGTCCAAGTATCCTGCGTGTGATTCCACTGAGACAACTGCAAGCTGAAATCACTCCCAGGCGGGTTCACATCTCCTGCTtatctcctctccatctgtctgtgtgtaacgAGGGGGGGTCTCAGCTTtcccagtccccctcccctgagccccccccccccccccccccatggtccCAGCGCGGGGCTGAGCGTGCCCCCGGTCAcacgccctccccccctctgcggAGCTTGGAGCCCCGGCGGCACGCGGCTTCCCACACTGGCGAGCGCAGGCTGCTCAGCTGCGGGCAACAAAAGAAGCGTGTCCGCTCCCACGGAGCCTCGGGCCGGTTCCCAGGCAGCGAGCCGCCGCGCACACCGACCATCTgctcgaggggggaggggaggatttctggttttattcaaatatttattttggtttcatcGTTTCATTAatgcattttatattcatttatatgATAAATCAGAATTAAATTCTCgtcctttttaacttttaataaaCATCTTGCAGCGGACTTCTGTTAAGACATgacagtgattttgtttttgttttgtgtgcgttGTTTATTTTCCACTTCCCTACATTTGACTTATTAAATAGTCTCTGATGGGTCAAATGAAACCAACACCTGTATCGAACATCTCCCCCGTGTCTACCTCGGGAGAGTCATTTTCCCACTGACCTCCCCGATGCGTGGCGCACAGACAAAGCGTCCCACCTGTTCTGCGTGACAGCCATTAAATCCGCCCCCATTGTCCCGAGCCAGGAGCCCCCCGCCCCTGATTGGCCCCAGGAGCAGATGGAGCCCCGCACCGGACGGCATAAAAGCAGAGGATGCGGAGGACCGACGGACGTCAACGGACACTTTCCCTCCTCCGCCCTCGAAGCCCCGGCCAGCACCCCACGAAGCGCGCTCCCCCTCGACATGGCTCTCTACGCGGACCTCGCCCTCCAAGACAGCGTGAAGGAGCAGCTCTTCAGGTGAGCAGAAGCGCCGCGTGTCTTTGCGCGCCAAACGCGCGACCCGTCGCTTGTTCTTTTCCCTTCACGCGCACCTGTGTCCGCCCCTCTCAGGTGTAAGCTGCACGCGCTGGAGAGGAAATGCAGCGGCGGCGTGGAGAAGCTGAAGGCTCTGATCGGAGAGCACCTGCAGAACGGGATCCCCGTGGGGGACATCCTGGAGAAGACAAAGTCCCTGCTCACCTTGAAGAAGGTCCTGCTGTCCCACGGCGGCTACTCCAAATACTCGCGGGACATCCTGCGTCTGTTTCCCGACGAAGAGGAGGACCTGGCGCCGCTGTGCTTCTGAGGAGGGACCTTGAGGAAGAGTCGCAGCTCGGTGCTTTGGTGAGCTTCAGACTTTCGCGTTTGCGTCGAGGAGGAGCAGATCTGCAGAACGCTTGCGGTTCCACGTTGAGCTTCCACGTGAAGCCAGATGAAGAGAGACGGGAGCTGGATTCAGggaagaagatgaggaagaagagtCCTTAGCTGACTTGTCATGGTTGTGCTGCTATTTGTGGGATTTTTGATTCCTGCGGTTGTAGTTTTTGTCTGAAGTTAGGACCAAGGTGCTTTTAaaggatttaatttattcttctaaatgtatatattgattACCTGCAGTACTATGATCCTGTTCTTCCTGTGAACTTACTGCAGAGGCTTATATCGCGTTCAGTGCCTTACTGCCTTGTTTCAAGGTAAAATGAACCTTATCCTTAAACACCATCCTTTCTTCTGAGAAGGGATCTGTTATTGTTTCTCGTGTATGCCATGTATGCATATTTCTGGTTTTATCCacctgttttatttgtattcatccAAAGTGGATTgaaatttgttttgttgcttttgcaGACgtcaagaaaataaatatgtgagGAATGTAAGTACGTTTGTGTCGCCTCATTGAAACTCTCCACATTCAGAACTTTATAGACCTTTTTAGGGGTGTTTTGTTCATCATAGTCAAGTTGTCAACAGCTGAAATACTTCCTCCATGACAAGTGACAACTTTACTATAGTAAATGTATCCATTCCCCCCCTTAATCTTATTctccagaggtcttcaacagggggtccgcgacccccaaggggtccgcgaaggtactgcagggggggtcgcgaaaattttggttgataagacaatttttttaaacgattgtttcccccacaaatgtaaatgtcttcagaatcagagtCAGagttttatttatggtctttaaatacacattaacatgaatccaacatattgaagcgaacggataaattgatggagaagacgtcatctgtcagtgcgcaacacacacgttcagcttccctcagcagctctcaggCTGGACACCGGTtccctcactgctcctttcatgctgatacgaccgcgccggcaccagccaatcagatcgcgttcatgctcacgtctaaagagcgtgaagctcaaaaataaaggacggcggaccaaactccgtagaatagggggtcgctgctccacctcgccatcagtttgggggaccttggcttgaaaaacgttgaagacacTCTGTTCTACTCCATTAAATCACAGAGgcaaatatttcacttttctctcAGATACATTTATTCAACAGCTGTATTCAATTTGCAGGGTTTGATTATGAACACAAATTACAATCAATCTGATTCACGTGACCAAGCCGCATTCAGGATGAGCTCCACATTCACCAGCTGCAATATTACGTCTCTCCCACTAAAAAGCCCCTTTATGCACGATTTTGTGGTTTGAATTCTGGTACTTCTGGTAGTATTTTATTGCCATTTTTACTTCAAGACATTAAAAGGAAAACTTGTGCAAAGGGATAAACGTAATTTGCTTACTGAAAGGACAGAGAAGGCTCATAAGGTGTTGAGTGATAACGATGAAGACGATGATGTACTCTGGCCTTTGCTTCAGATGAGTTCATCGACTCAACGAGACAGACTTGTCTCTCAGCAGAGAGACGGGATTAAAGACATATTGTGTTGACGTGCTCACAGCTGAAGGGACCTTTTCTGGCTCATTGTCCATCATACGTTTGTTTTCCAGATGTGTGACGATGACATAACGTTGAATAGCCAGGTGAGCAGTGGTGAGTTTCACCAAAAGGATGCAACCCAGAGACATTTGTCAGCTTTGTGTAACGGCGCTCCTTAATATCTTCTGATctagaatacattttaaaatatgcagCAGATTAAAGTTTGGAGCTTTTATGTTCTGTAAATTGCATGAACTTGTCACAAAGAAAGGAGCAAAcagagggtttttcttttttgcattgttttagTGATTGTTTTAATGCGCATCACTTGGTTTAAAGACATACATTCATGTTCTTacattttccaaacaaaaagCCCTTCATTGAAGGTATAAGCGCCGCCACTCAGAGTCATGAAGCGGCACATTTGTCTTAATGAAAATGCAAGATGTGTCTGCAAGAAATGCAGACAATGGATATGTTTAAAGATACATCAGAAATGACATTTCAATAAACAGAATATGTGAACATCACATGTAAATCTCAGACATGTTTAACATGATTAAGTGTGTCTCCAAAATGAGGCAAAAGGTACATACATCATTTTCAGTGTTACTGACAACATGAAGGCATTCCCATGGGGAACGATGACGTTTACTTCACAGTAACAGCcggaaaaagtgacaaaatcttTGACAAACAAAGTAGTAGCGAACCTGCAAATATCACAGACCATCAGAATGTGACCTTTACAAAAGGTAAACAGTAACATGTGCAACAACTCTTCCAAACGAGTCCACCTCGAGAATGAGGAGGTTTAAAGTACGACAGCACAGATGTTCCTCTCGCTTATGAGCTCCACCTGAAGTCCTCGTTAGTCTACCACGGCCTCCAGGGGGCGCTGCTCACTGGACTCttgtctttgctgctgctggtctggACTGTGGAGCTCAGAGGAGAGAAGTCAGCCTCTCTCAGCTTCTTCCCACAGGAAGACTGCAGCTTGTTGAAGTGGTTCAGCAGTCTTCTCCGGGACTGtgcctccacctgctcctcacgCAGGAAGTGGGTCACCTCTTGGACACATCTGGAGTAGCCCTGTCCAACAGCTGCTGAGTCCACAGCCTGAcgattctgctgctgcagtcgtTTCAGCACACAAACGGTCATCTCCAGGATGTCTGCTTTCTCCAGCTTGGAGTCTGGCTGCTGTTTGAGGAACTCTGGATCCAGGAGAGACTTGAGCTGCTCAATGCTGCTGTTGATTCTCTCTCTGCGTAACTTCTCCACCAGAGGCTTCCTGAGCTGCAGAAAGAAGAAGCAGGTCATTAGTGAACTTGTTCTGGAGGCCTGAGTCAGCATGAAGAAAGATCACGTCTCAATGACAACACGTGAACCTTGTTGAATCTTCAGTTTACCTTGTGGGTCAGAGGCAGGTGCTCATGAGAGTTGGTCATTGCTGCAGTGATTGTAGGAGCCATGTGTGGATCTCTGTGCTGTAGAGGTCTCTGCAGAGAGGATCTGATGTCTGCTGCCTTCATCCCTCCTATTTATACTCACACATCTCCATATCAATGTGTGGGTCTTGGTCTGCTCGGAGGTTCCCACAGTCCCGACCAATCAGAGAGCTGGGTGAGACAATGAGGGAGGCAGCACACTTACTGCTCTTAATGCCCGGGGGACAATGGGTGGGTCTCGGGGGAACAGGTGGAGGactgggggggtgatggagggagccTCTCAGAGCTCTGTGTGAATCTGGGAAAGTGGTGAccctgcagagagagcagaTCTGCTGCCTGATGCTGGGATCAATGACTCGGACTGAGCACACGCTCATCACCCCGTTACGTTGGAGAGAGGATGAAATTATGTCACTTAATCTTACATTTATTCCTGTTTTAGATAAAGCTAATTGATCAAACTTAACATTGTATATTACgttcaaaaacatattcctATATGTGTGTCTTTTTCCATGGTTTGTGACTAATAATTGtattaagattttttttcctcaaactctcaaagatggagaaaaatgtgctagaatgagaaaaaaaaagttgcaatCTTTAACACTGAGAGAAAATAAAGTCAAAACCAGCGCTTCAAACTTTGCAGTTAGGGGGGTAGTCAAGCAAAACCGCTTTTGTAAACTCAAATCTTCTTCTCAACAGCTGGATGAAGACGTCTTGTTCGTGTGTTACATGTATTTTGATTGCAGGCTATGAAAGATAAACTCGGTGTTTTTGCAGCCGAGTGATCCAGAGGCAGACGCCCTCTCATCCCTCTCGGCAACATAAACAGTCCGGAATGCAGAGGAGCAATTCGAATGcaaagaagggggaggggggggcgttaatTCTCAGCATGTCTGCATTCCTGGCaggcattttttttacaaaagcccGGTAATGACGAGTCGCGATGACAGGAATTTCCCTTCGGAGGCACCGGGACAAAATGTGCAAACTGACTCCATAATTAATGTGATGTGCAACCAGACACACTTCTCTTGTTCTGGGGCGGAGAATGGAGCGAGTGTGGGAAAGCAGGGAGAGCTCACTCACAGAGCCGCCCCGGCACTAAAGACACCCACAAAGACGTCTgaaatctaaatgtttttgttttgtacttCCCAGACTTCACAGTGCGTGAATTTGCATCGTGTGTGTAAACATTGACAAATAAAATATCCCCCACTTTGAAatacgttgttgttgtttgttgaaataactataaaataataatgtactGTTGCTGCATTACCAAATATGCTTTTATCTGATTTAAGAAGTTATAGTTAATCTTTTAGATATCAAACATGTTTTAAACCCGAGAACACACAGCATCAATCGTTTGCATGAAGAAGAGTCAGCGACTTCTTGCCGTCACCCTTCTTCTTTAGTCTTTAATCTGTAACACGATACAAATGTTTACTAAACAATTGAGCTTGTGCATGAACAGAAAAAGGATGACAGTGATGCATTAAAATGgtgatatttatataaaaagcaGTCCTTATAGGACATTTTCGATCAATTTTGTACATCAATTAAAAGTTCTACATTACGTTGTGTTTCAAACCCTCGATGGAAAGTGTTTGTAAAAAGAAGACGCGGTTTGAAATCTGCAGCTGGACGCATCTATTCCACCGCCTGGGACATTACGCTACGTCCACTGACTCCCCGTCTAAATATTGGAGTTTATTTGTCCTGCTCTCGTCTCCTAATCCAGGAGCGTCTGAACGACAAACGTCCCCCTCGGGGGGCCACTTGTGGGGGAGTGAATTAGCATTTAACAAGGCGCATGTCCATTGTGGAGCTGAGTGTGGGAACGCCGTGAGAGCAGAGTCACAGTTCAGTGTGATTAGCatcccggccccccggcccccccccgaCAGCACCCGACTGCTCTCACAGGGGACCTGGCACACTTTTTCTCCCCTTATTCTCCATTTTGTCCTCCAGTATTTCGTTCACATTCCTtcactctccctttctctggTCCCAGCTCTATAAACTTTAGCCAACTTATTTCTCCCTCATCCTACAAGAtcttgatttcatttttatggATGGAGGCCAAACTGCCGAATGAAGTCGCCCTTAACAAAAAGTGTCGTAAAGACTCGCTTCGTCTTTGAACGTACGTGTACCGTTGTATCTTGATAAACTGACTGAACAGAGAAATAAAGATGAaagatattttttcttttggaaataaagaaaaatggaatatatttcattaaatcaaTGAACCGTAACCTTTTTGCAGCCTAGTTCTCCTTCACCTTTTGGAcctccagatgtttttttggcgCCAAGTTGTGACCTTTAGTCAGCGGAGGGCCAAAGGCCTCCACGTGAAGTTTCCATTCACTGGAAAGAGACAGAAGGCACATCTGGCACATCTGGACCAATGTCAGCTGAGCTTGATGTCACTGTATTACAAACGGATCACAATATATGAactaaacacatttattgtAATCTCCAAGACTGTTAGcgtgaacaaagttgtgttacCTATTTGTGTTCGGCTGCATTTTAATGCAAATGTCGGCTTTGAGAAATTTTAggctgtttgtctttctttcagagtttgggaaagaaaatatcaaatatacACATTGTGGTGcatcatttgcatatttaaatatgGCATTTCATAAAACTTGGCAATCAAAACACTGTTGCCTCAATGTGAGTAATCAACTAAGAAAGTGTTTCTATATTAATTTATCAGAGGGGTTTGTTCATACATATTAAATATTGTATCCTAATAACGTGGCCATATCCATCTATAATAAGCACAGTGGGAATTTGTacattttaacagaaaaaaagttgttGGTTTTAATCAACTGGCAAAGTTCCACGGCTCCACATTACAAGCTTATCAAGTACAAATACTCGATTTTATTGCCCAAGATGCCACTTTAGGATGTTTTTTAAGAAAACCTACCACTCGATGGACCACGGGATGATGAGCGTGTGCTCAGTCCGAGTCATTGATCCCAGCATCAGGCAGCAGAtctgctctctctgcagggTCACCACTTTCCCAGATTCACACAGAGCTCTGAGAggctccctccatcacccccccagtCCTCCACCTGTTCCCCCGAGACCCACCCATTGTCCCCCGGGCATTAAGAGCAGTAAGTGTGCTGCCTCCCTCATTGTCTCACCCAGCTCTCTGATTGGTCGGGACTGTGGGAACCTCCGAGCAGACCAAGACCCACACATTGATATGGAGATGTGTGAGTATAAATAGGAGGGATGAAGGCAGCAGACATCAGATCCTCTCTGCAGAGACCTCTACAGCACAGAGATCCACACATGGCTCCTACAATCACTGCAGCAATGACCAACTCTCAGGAGCACCTGCCTCTGACCCACAAGGTAAACTGAAGATTCAACAAGGTTCACGTGTTGTCATTGAGACGTGATCTTTCTTCATGCTGACTCGGGCCTCCAGAACAAGTTCACTAATGACCTGCTTCTTCTTTCTGCAGCTCAGGAAGCCTCTGGTGGAGAAGTTACGCAGAGAGAGAATCAACAGCAGCATTGAGCAGCTCAAGTCTCTCCTGGATCCAGAGTTCCTCAAACAGCAGCCAGACTCCAAGCTGGAGAAAGCCGACATCCTGGAGATGACCGTTTGTGTGCTGAGacgactgcagcagcagaatcgTCAGGCTGTGGACTCAGCAGCTGTTGGACAGGGCTACTCCAGATGTGTCCAAGAGGTGACCCACTTCCTGcgtgaggagcaggtggagacaCAGTCCCGGAGAAGACTGCTGAACCACTTCAAAAAGCTGCAGTCTTCCTGTGAGAAGAAGCTGAGAGAGGCTGACTTCTCTCCTCTGAGCTCCACAGTccagaccagcagcagcaaagacaaGAGTCCAGTGAGCAGCGCCCCCTGGAGGCCGTGGTAGACTAACGAGGACTTCAGGTGGAGCTCATAAGCGAGAGGAACATCTGTGCTGTCGTACTTTAAACCTCCTCATTCTCGAGGTGGACTCGTTTAGAAGAGTTGTTGCACATGTTACTGTTTACCTTTTGTAAAGGTCACATTCTGATGGTCTGTGATATTTGCAGGTTCGCTACTACTTTGTTCGTCAAAGATTTATTCACTTATTGCAGCTGTTACTCTGTGAAGTAAACGTCATCGTTCCCCATGGGAATGCCtgtcattgtttttaaattacTTATACAGATATTTCCCATCACTGggatatgtttttattttatcatgtttctgtgaaaatATTGAGCAACATAGATTCGTATTCTATGAA
The Gasterosteus aculeatus chromosome 17, fGasAcu3.hap1.1, whole genome shotgun sequence DNA segment above includes these coding regions:
- the LOC120834813 gene encoding transcription factor HES-5-like, which encodes MKAADIRSSLQRPLQHRDPHMAPTITAAMTNSQEHLPLTHKLRKPLVEKLRRERINSSIEQLKSLLDPEFLKQQPDSKLEKADILEMTVCVLRRLQQQNRQAVDSAAVGQGYSRCVQEVTHFLREEQVETQSQRRLLNHFNKLQSSCEKKLREADFSPLSSTVQTSSSKDKSPVSSAPWRPWWTPTGCSCYQRH
- the LOC144388992 gene encoding uncharacterized protein LOC144388992 translates to MEPRTGRHKSRGCGGPTDVNGHFPSSALEAPASTPRSALPLDMALYADLALQDSVKEQLFRCKLHALERKCSGGVEKLKALIGEHLQNGIPVGDILEKTKSLLTLKKVLLSHGGYSKYSRDILRLFPDEEEDLAPLCF
- the LOC120834819 gene encoding transcription factor HES-5-like — translated: MKAADIRSSLQRPLQHRDPHMAPTITAAMTNSHEHLPLTHKLRKPLVEKLRRERINSSIEQLKSLLDPEFLKQQPDSKLEKADILEMTVCVLKRLQQQNRQAVDSAAVGQGYSRCVQEVTHFLREEQVEAQSRRRLLNHFNKLQSSCGKKLREADFSPLSSTVQTSSSKDKSPVSSAPWRPW
- the LOC120834815 gene encoding transcription factor HES-5 gives rise to the protein MKAADIRSSLQRPLQHRDPHMAPTITAAMTNSQEHLPLTHKLRKPLVEKLRRERINSSIEQLKSLLDPEFLKQQPDSKLEKADILEMTVCVLRRLQQQNRQAVDSAAVGQGYSRCVQEVTHFLREEQVETQSRRRLLNHFKKLQSSCEKKLREADFSPLSSTVQTSSSKDKSPVSSAPWRPW